ATAATTGTAACTCACTCTATCATTGAGGCTCTGGCGACGGAGATTGAAgcatttgtataaatataaatgaaataaatcgaTTTTTTGTGCAACAtcctataatttttatagaatagcttcagaaactattttaaaccatTGTAAAGGAATAATACAGTCGAAATCCGTAGTTGAAagtacttaaaatgtaatatgatgaagCTCTGTGATGATTATAAAACAGAAAGAGACTTGTATTAAGTAGATATTAGTCAAGGTTTACGATTAAGAAGATTAGAAGAGTTACGCAGAATTTTGATTGGCTCTTTATATAGGTGTTGCATGTGTAGGAGTACTTtagtttgaatgaattatatttccgtcgcCATAATTTGTCTAGTTGGCCTGGTCAAGGAAAAAGTATGTAGGCTTAAGAAGTCTACTTTTGTCAACGATCGTCGACTTCCAGCTGTTTTAATCTACTTCTGTCTTCAATGGATCAGCATTAGGGCTGAATCTCTCCAATGTACGTCATTGCAAGTTCTGGAGATAATGTGCGGGGAGACACACACACGCACAACAAGAACTTTAGGTCCGTACCGATGTACTTATAATATTGATAATCATTTTAATTACTTGAGATGcatttgaattgaaaataattaaataaaatgtatgtccACTTGCGGACCATCTAACttgctaattttgatggtacTCTGGGTACTAATTCTTCAAAGGCATGAATATCTATAAATCTGATACATTACACTGTACGATCTTGCTCTCCAATTTCTGTTTGTTATATctttaatttccttaaattaaaaaagtaactcTAGGAATAATTACCTAAACTTTTACTAATGAATTTTTACCAAGGAATGGAAGTGATGTCCCCATAACAATTTTCTGGCAGGgcagaaataaaaaattgcaatttacGTCTGATGCATTGCTTTGTCATTCCATGTAAAATGGTTATGGATTCCTCTCATTGTTCTCAATAATTTTACTCAAAGATTGAATGATTCGTGGAGTCATATTGATACCAGATCCCTTCGTTTTTATTCTTTCAGCTACAGTAAATATGCCGTCCAACAATGTCTAAGTAaactactttattataaaaataagctaAATGGTTTGAATTTGTCACTGCTGCTATCTATAGTAAAACTTAGACATATCTATTTTCAACACACTACtagatatgacatttttattaaaataaaaaattatgaaataagtgTTTCGAATAGTGTTTATAAGCAGCACCTATTTAGAATCACAATATGTCTAACAATATACACCAATTTTTGTCTAAATCCGTCAAATAGATTTTGTGTGATGAACAGtattttctaaattccaaaaatctaaatttacaatgTTAATAGGATAACTACCAGCAGCATACGTTTAATTGACATATGTTTTGTTGCCTTAATGGTTTTGGTTGTACTGAACACTTGCTAGAGGAAACGCGGAGCactattgacaaaaataaaatatttaggttatttttcACTCGATTTATTCAACTACATGTACCATACCTAAAcattaattgtacagtaatttgaACTATACATAGTGGGAATCATATCACAATTTCCTAAAAGTATTTTCTAGTAAAATGTTTGCGTATTGAGACAGTGTGagtcaaaatttgtaaattgccaccatattgaaataaataagtgtcacattttaatttttaatatatagtcGACTTTTAATATGAATATCCATGCAATATAATGTTAACTTGGGATTTTGAATGAAagcatatttttcaacaaaacacaCAAGTCACGTATacatatatagaatattaaaaatttactaatcaAACTAAAGTTAAAAATCGTGAGGTTCCCCTTTCTATAGTCACGATCGCCTAAACTATCATACTAGAGAATATATCGAATCCTCAATATattctcacacacacacacacacacacacacacacacacacacatattatatcctcatatggaacaagcccatcaactcatcactaaatcaaaatttctaagtggattaaatttaaggtgacttagtcaacaaagtgaatttataaaattaaatcatatgtttaccattgtACATAgttcattcttaattttcattttctgtgttgatgttttgtttattctgttcttatagccctatttatatttttttaatttcctgaagacggcttaagccgaaatatagaaactatttaatacatttgaagaattcttattgaagagtAATATGAAGAGATCCGGGtgcgactcccggcggagcaagtactttttgcgattcaatgtttattgaaattaaataaggcaattgccatttatacaatttaatgtatatatgtatatatatatatatatatatatatatatatatatatatatatatatatatgatgatatATTGAGGATTTTTAATGTCTAGGAATCAATGAAACGGGGCGGTAATTTTCGAGTTATAATAGTGATCGTttttaagtttaagatttttatGCCAGAGGAAAGATGATCTTGTGGCAAATGATTCATGTATAAATGTTAAGAGAGGTTCAACAACCTTTGAGCATAACTTTTCTCTTCTATATGAGTCGAATACACTCATCTATACCGATGAATCATTTTATTTTAGGCTTCGTATAACAGACTTTACCTTATCGGTTGCACGTTTAGCGAAGGCACTAGTGAAGAAATCCTATTTCTGTACGCACGAGAACTGTCAAACTGGGTTACCTAGAAGGTTGATATATGGTTCCAAACATGTAAAGACAACCTCAACAGTATTGAAAATGCTAAACACCGGCCCAATTAGAACAGAGGTGGAGCTACGGTTACATCGGTCGTACATGTAACCATGTTGGCATAGAggaaatcacagaataaaaaatattaaacgtgCCAGACTTCAGGGTCAGCGTGGGATGCTGCATGTTGTGACGTCAGAGTGGGCAACATCCTGGTTAACATACCAGAACgacattaaccctagaactggcaaccattataatgtcgatctgaaAGGTTTAATGGGTggcaatcgacattataatgttgatctgACACTCACGTCTTTTGACATTTCATATACTACATAAATCAACACTACCACCGCTATTTAcataccatttcaaacagaaagaattgaTCATTTCAACGGTGAAATTCTTTTTGCTGTTTTGGCAACAGTGACGTCACAGTGACAGCCATAAAAACTTGCCAGAAAATCGTCTTCATCcagccattttgaaaattagttatATGTCATGAGTATGATTTGTCATGTTGGTTTATAGCTTGTTATAGCCTTGTTTTAGGTTATACAATTtggtatattttagaaatttttagcgtaaaagttatattgttttgtaaatttttagtacTCCTATCCATAGCAATAAATGTAGGTATGTCCCTAcgcgttttaaaaataacaacatttataaatttgttattaatattgtttttagtgtatataattatctaaatttttgtatatttaggaAACATATagtgaattgtattttttttgtattttttaaaaaataaccataactatagtactgtatatatatatattttttttttcaagagaaACTGGACACCATTATGTATTTCCTGAAAatagataaaatgaagaataaattggttatctcagattctaatatttataaaaatcgtaATTTACCAAGGACAGTCCTACcactatttcaaaaataaaaaataaaatgtttgtgtacTTTTTGTGCCGTTTATGCAtgttttataccataattatATCCACATTTCCctgaaaacaataatgtattacacatgTAGGTTTATGGTAAAAGtgtactttttacaaaatgtttacaaacattcaAAAATGGCCTGCCATCTCAGGAAAAAGTGCCTTCCGTTCGAGGGTGAAattttaagtgtaagaaagggccatgtggCCCTAGctgtctaaaaaaaattttatttcatttcatcttgGCTCGCAAAGAGACTCCCAGTGGACTGATGTTAACCACTTTAATTTCGATATAGTTGTAGTAGAAGTAGAGTTTAACATGAACATTCAATCTCTACCTTAACTCTCCGGAAGTCATCGTGCTTGCAGACGAACAGAAAGAGAAAAACCTGATTCACACACATCTTGTCTTCTTCTACTAATATGTTAAGACGTTTCTATGTCAGAAAACTcttaatatgaaagaaaataaaggTTTTGACAATTTGACTACCAAGCGGCGCAGTTTTTAATATTGCCACAAACAGCATAGAGaacttgtaataaaaacaaataataattttagtagtaaaaatgtaataatagtacAACTGAatcttgatattaaaataaataatggtaataaGTATTCAATACGTAAGTACCAGCAGTAATAATTACACAACTAAACTTGTACATTAAGCAGGTTAAATCATCAGTCTGGTTAGTTTTGTcattaatctttatatttatatcaaactgtTGTGATACTTATTTTCTGTGATGTTGcctgtgtaattttattttatatttatacattttacgtaatatttattgataaaagggCTGGTGATGAGCAATGAAAGTCGGCATTATAAGATAatgacatttaattaaaataagaatacaataaaacataGAAGCAGGATAAAATCCGCGATGAAATTCCTATGCGCattacattggtctcatggaaattcaacaatttaaaagAAGATAATCACTGAACTATTACAGTAGTCTCCAACACTcggaaagagaaaattaaaaacccatGTTGAGCTAgattagaagaagaagaattaaaGTTGTTTCTGGAAGAAGATGGAATTCTAGAAGACACTGGAAGGCGAAGACTGTTAATGTTGCTCAGGTCAGGCTACGGTCTCCGTTATGCATCTTTATTCTacacagacaaaataaaaataagatgttgtttaataatatacaaaattaatataacaaatgtaatttaaacaagaTGGTTGACATTATccctagttaaatttttttaattaatctaaaggctgttttattagattttgcatgacatgtatatttaaatattattttagtaaagatgaaaataataacaataattacccATTACCGCTTTCTCAAACCCAATATAAATGACAGCCACCTTCTGAGTGATCATTTTGGCAAAGGATCTTAGGTGTAATTTAACAACATTTGTGAAAAACTAAAGATAAACATTGTAGTTACTTGTACACTAATTATACATTATTGTTATAGACAAcgtggaataaataaaaaaattcagtgaCGCTTCCTGATATGAATGTTGTATTAAACAATCGATTGTTGTACCAAAACAAAAGTTCATGTTATGaataatacaaatactgttcagtACTTGCGTAATGACAACTACCATCTGTATTATAAGCCAACTGGTCGTCAAATGCTATCTTATGCAGTGGAACTGGTAAGGTCTGGGaaacaatattaatgtttctgGCACAATGTGATCAACAAGGTGAGTATTTTTCCTCATCAGCAATTATCACATCGTCTTCGTCACTAAAACGAAGATAATACTGGTGAAGAGACCCTAGCCCGGCATACATTTCAGTCTGCAGCATGTAAAATAGTACAAACCATACATGAATGGCACAGGACATAGAGGAAATGAGGTTTCTTTTTGCAACATATTTAGGTTCTAAATAAGATCGTTGACATCcttatataaatttgttgttcACTATAACCAAACTCGTCTATAGGTGGTAATTTTGCATTAAATACGAGTTTCCTGTAAGTTAAAATTCCTTTGTACCCGCTACATTTGTTTTTAGAATGTATAAAACGACCTACAcagcttttataaataaataaaattatcattttattccCTTCAATTTGCTATTTAATCCAGCCAGCAGTTTGggagcaataaataaataaatgtcattataaattgtttttagagGAATGAAAtcaagttaaatataaatgttttgtatgcAAACATCAGCTAATAAATCTGTAAGAATATTTATCACGAAGTAACAATccattacaaatattactaacATAATATTAAAGCATTAGAATATTTGCGAGTAATTTACCTTCTCCATTATCTTTATCTTCTTCATTCATCACTTCGATCCGAGGCGTCGGTGGCATAGACACTGGTGAACCTATAATTTCccaaaataaaatctcaaaactttcaaaaaatttgattaaattaaactgaaaGTTGATACTCATATGTTTCTAGAGTTAACATATATATACcatgtatttgttatagtaattaaTGACAAACTTCTTTAAGTATCATTGCTTTAAGTATGCTTGCTTTAAATCACAaaccatttttacaattttcactaTGACATTGAGTGTACGaagtttatattgaaaaaagaaatatgGGACGATGTTTAGTATTAAATTGTTGCGGAATGAAAtcaagttaaatataaatgttttttatgcaAACATCAGCTAATAAATCTGTAAGAATATTTATCACGAAGTAACAATCCATTACTAATGTTACTAACATAATATTAAAGCTTTAGAATATTTGTGAGTAATTTACCTTCTCCATTATCTTTATCTTCTTCATTCATCACTTCGATCCGAGGCGTCGGTGGCATAGACACTGGTGAACCTATAATATCccaaaataaaatctcaaaactttcaacaaatttgattaaataaaactgaaagttGATGTTCATATGTTTCTAGAGTTAACATTTATAGACtatgtatttgttatagtaattaaTGACAAACTTCTTTAAGTATCATTGCTTTAAGTATGCTTGCTTTAAATCACGaaccatttttacaattttcactaTGACATTGAGTGTACGaagtttatattgaaaaagaaatatgGGACGATGTTTAGTATTAAATTGTTGCGGAATGAAatcaagttaaatataaatagtttgtatGCTAACATCAGCTAATAAATCTGTAAGAATATTTATCACGAAGGACCAAAccattacaaatattactaacATAATATTAAAGCATTAGAATATTTGCGAGTAATTTACCTTCTCCATTATCTTTATCTTCTTCATTCATAACTTCGATCCGAGGCGTCGGTGGCATAGACACTGGTGAACCTATAATTTCCCataataaaatctcaaaactttcaacaaatttgattaaataaaactgaaagttGATGTTCATATGTTTCTAGAGTTAACATTTATAGACtatgtatttgttatagtaattaaTGACAAACTTCTTTAAGTATCATTGCTTTAAGTATGCTTGCTTTAAATCACGaaccatttttacaattttcactaTGACATTGAGTGTACGaagtttatattgaaaaagaaatatgGGACGATGTTTAGTATTAAATTGTTGCGGAATGAAAtcaagttaaatataaatgtttttgtatgcaAACATCAGCTAATAAATCTGTAAGAATATTTATCACGAAGGACAAATccattacaaatattactaacATAATATTAAAGCATTAGAATATTTGCGAGTAATTTACCTTCTCCATTATCTTTATCTTCTTCATTCATCACTTCGATCCGAGGCGTCGGTGGCATAGACACTGGTGAACCTATAATATCCCAAAATAAAATCTCAACACTttcaaaaaatttgattaaataaaactgaaagttGATGCTCATATGTTTCTAGAGTTACCATTTATATACcatgtatttgttatagtaattaaTGACAAACTTCTTTAAGTATCATTGCTTTAAGTATGCTTGCTTTAAATCACAaaccatttttacaattttcactaTGACATTGAGTGTACGaagtttatattgaaaaagaaatatgGGACGATGTTTAGTATTAAATTGTTGCGGAATGAAatcaagttaaatataaatagtttgtatGCTAACATCAGCTAATAAATCTGTAGGAATATTTATCACGAAGTACCAATCCATTACTAACGTTACTAACATAATATTAAAGCTTTAGAATATTTGTGAGTAATTTACCTTCTCCATTATCTTTATCTTCTTCATTCATCACTTCGATCCGAGGCGTCGGTAGCATAGACACTGGTGAAcctataattttaatgaaatacaatctcaaaactttcaataaattttattaatttgagcAAAAAGTTGATGCTCGTATGTTTCTAGAATTCACATTTGTATACcatgtatttattatagtaattagTGACTAAATTCTTTAGCTATCATTACTTGCTTTAAATCACGAaccattttttcaattttcactaTGACATTGATTATACGAAGTTCAAACATTCAACAGAAAAATGAGACGATTCTTAGTATTGAATTGTTGACGTTGATTTTACCAGGCACGACGTCAACCGGAAGaactaattaatataatcaataatataataataaactatataatacaatattttacgttTATGTAAACTTCTATATATGATGTAAATATCTGCTAATGATTcgtttacaacatttataacgAAGTACCAATccattagaaatataataatcttataaataaaaatgaatgtcgaaatgtgttggtaagcgctaatctcgataacggctggaccaattcggttaattgtttttgtaaaatgtccattgcaatccaaggaaggtttttatgaaaaaaaggtaaagaaaagtttcctggaatattttggaattcagaaaaattgtagtttttacgttttgtaattcaaattaaactggcactaaacagctttAGCTACAGTTCggcaaattggctgaaacatctgtttacatttaaaattgattaattattaagtaaacagtgcttgatcaataTAGTGtgatgcagatagtaaataaaaaataatatatcaattttactccagattgcgccagtgacgaatttaaataatctaatgcattttaaatactatttaaacaatgttttgttacaaaacttaatgaacaaagttataaatgttttcacataatttacttttaactggtgggcttcctttacattgtgatatggcattttaacagtggcgtatgggaaaacagagaaatgaatagtAACATGCCtgaacgattcattctttccctggctacagtccaaaaaacaagtgtaacgcaaaactttaataacgattatttcgGAATGTAGCATAACTTTATTAAgaattttcctcttataccgaaagtacataagaagtaggtaggacttccccctaggtcgtaataggcttttcagtcctacttatgtgtgtattttcttcatcaggacaaggcaaactcaactatggcaacacgattttgaccaaaatagatttccgagaactacttacgttttaaaatgtgtataagactcccatcatattacaccataattgcttttaactaagtaatataagcacttcggttctaaagattgcgtgcgaagccgcgggtaacagcttgtcttataaataaaaatgaatagcgaaatgtgttggtaagcgctaatctcgataacggctggaccaattcggttaattctttttgtaaaatgtccatttaaatccgaggaaggtttttatgaagaaaaagttaggaaaagttacctggaatattttggaattcaggaaaaattgtagtttttatgtttcataattcaaattaaactggcactaaacagctgttgacagctatagttcgacaaactttctgaaacacctgtttacatttaaattttatcaatagtAAGTAAACGGTGCTTGATCGGTAATGTaatgcagataataaataaaacaatataaattttactccagattgcgccagtcacgaattaaaatcatctaatgcataatgttataaaactaaccttaatgaacaaagttatgaatgttttcacataagttactttaaactggtgggcttccttgacattatggtattacattttaaaaatggcttatggaaaaacagagaaatgaatactaacatacctcaacgattcattctttccctgactacagtccaaaaaacaagtgtaacgcaaaactttaataacgattgttttgtaattatgcataaccttaataaggatttcccccctataccgaaagtacataagaagtaggtagtacttccccctaggtcgtaataggcttttcagtactacttatgtgtgtagtttcttcatcaggacaaggcaaactcaactatgtcaacacgattttgaccaaaatagatttcagagaaattttgatcgaggcaatatggcaagctaaactgtgacatagtaggtaagtgaatttaaacggtcttaagtaggcactttttaaccgaagtggGCATCTCAGTCCTACTTaagtacgtgtgtgtgtgtgtgtgtgtgtgtgtgtgtgtgtgtgtgtgtgtgtgtgtgtgtgtgtgtgtgtggtgtgtgtgtgtgtgtgtgtgtgtgtgtgtgtgtgacccTAATTTCCAAGACATCCCCCTGCACACCTCTTTATTGGTGTATTATCTTTTTTTGTGCTACTTACCTTAGGGATACTGAAGATTATATTATGGTTCTGGATTATCTCCTTTTGTTGGCAAATATTGTGCTCCGGCTTGAAGCACCAAGATAAGGTAGATTACACAAAATGAGTTCTTATGTTATAATTACGGATTACTTCATTCCATTATATCTCAAACATTGCGATTTTCTTCCATtgttaataacttatataaatgacAGTAAGAATACATTCTCAATTTATGTTATGTTTCTGAGTAACCTTGGTATGTTGAATGTATGATAAATT
This Homalodisca vitripennis isolate AUS2020 chromosome 3, UT_GWSS_2.1, whole genome shotgun sequence DNA region includes the following protein-coding sequences:
- the LOC124357941 gene encoding melanoma-associated antigen E1-like isoform X6, yielding MRTSSPVSMLPTPRIEVMNEEDKDNGEGSPVSMPPTPRIEVMNEEDKDNGEGSPVSMPPTPRIEVMNEEDKDNGEGSPVSMPPTPRIEVMNEEDKDNGEGSPVSMPPTPRIEVMNEEDKDNGEE
- the LOC124357941 gene encoding melanoma-associated antigen E1-like isoform X5; amino-acid sequence: MRTNSPEEDDYTIDACDISDEPFHEEGSPVSMLPTPRIEVMNEEDKDNGEGSPVSMPPTPRIEVMNEEDKDNGEGSPVSMPPTPRIEVMNEEDKDNGEGSPVSMPPTPRIEVMNEEDKDNGEGSPVSMPPTPRIEVMNEEDKDNGEE
- the LOC124357941 gene encoding melanoma-associated antigen E1-like isoform X7 encodes the protein MRTNSPEEDDYTIDACDISDEPFHEEGSPVSMPPTPRIEVMNEEDKDNGEGSPVSMPPTPRIEVMNEEDKDNGEGSPVSMPPTPRIEVMNEEDKDNGEGSPVSMPPTPRIEVMNEEDKDNGEE